A genomic window from Sphingobacteriales bacterium includes:
- a CDS encoding SprB repeat-containing protein, which produces MAGSYAVTVKDANDCVAVTGKTLMPTTPIDIIITGVTHETCYGENDGTASVEVSGGSPTYTILWKLNGQTVAQGANATNLKPGFYIVEVTDSKGCKETINLQIEPGVSPTAGSLIAQEPADGQICSEDKLTAITATPPTIPVGYQAAYLLSKDGVVLAVSAIPQFGPGLAPGDYQIHTLVYQSTTFNIGSIIPNSTTISSVNSQLLQGGGDICAALLVNGAMFTVEDCNVDVELTKTASVPAVLQ; this is translated from the coding sequence TTGGCAGGTTCTTATGCTGTTACTGTAAAAGATGCAAATGATTGTGTTGCAGTAACAGGAAAAACATTGATGCCTACCACTCCTATTGATATTATCATCACCGGTGTAACTCACGAAACTTGTTATGGCGAAAATGATGGTACTGCTTCAGTGGAAGTAAGTGGCGGCTCACCTACTTATACCATTCTTTGGAAATTAAACGGGCAAACAGTTGCACAAGGCGCAAATGCCACCAACTTAAAACCCGGTTTTTATATTGTAGAAGTTACTGACAGCAAAGGCTGTAAAGAAACTATCAATTTGCAGATAGAGCCGGGCGTATCGCCTACTGCGGGCTCATTGATAGCACAAGAACCGGCTGACGGGCAAATTTGTTCCGAAGATAAGCTGACAGCCATTACAGCTACTCCTCCTACAATTCCTGTAGGTTATCAAGCAGCCTATCTGCTTTCTAAAGATGGAGTTGTATTGGCAGTGAGTGCTATTCCTCAATTTGGTCCCGGTTTAGCTCCCGGCGACTACCAAATCCACACTTTGGTGTATCAATCTACTACCTTTAATATAGGAAGTATTATACCCAACTCTACAACTATCAGTTCAGTAAACAGCCAGTTGTTACAAGGCGGCGGCGATATTTGTGCCGCACTGTTGGTGAATGGTGCAATGTTTACCGTAGAAGACTGTAACGTAGATGTGGAACTCACCAAAACAGCCAGCGTTCCTGCGGTTCTTCAGTGA
- a CDS encoding SprB repeat-containing protein has product MLTVVDAAGCEVEGAYNLDEKTPVVVTIASKTDEVCAGANDGTASVLISGGSGTYATIEWKLNGTTVKTGTNVSGLADGFYTVVVTDSEGCKGTATVEIGPGLEVSPIVQVEPADCDKNNGTITVLAGAPGNYTYVLNPGNITATTGASAVFENLAGGTYSVTVTSSQGCSGTVEGINVAGPASPSVTAQIVTEVNCLNQGGSITATATGSTPPYTFTWSNGVSEVKSTALYFYYF; this is encoded by the coding sequence TTGCTCACCGTTGTAGATGCAGCAGGTTGTGAAGTGGAAGGGGCTTATAATTTAGATGAAAAAACACCGGTAGTCGTTACTATCGCTTCTAAAACAGACGAGGTATGTGCCGGAGCAAATGACGGTACTGCTTCTGTATTGATTAGCGGCGGCAGCGGCACTTATGCTACCATAGAATGGAAACTCAACGGAACCACCGTAAAAACAGGCACTAATGTAAGCGGCTTGGCAGACGGTTTTTATACGGTAGTTGTTACCGACAGCGAAGGTTGTAAAGGAACTGCTACCGTAGAAATAGGTCCGGGTTTGGAAGTCTCTCCTATTGTACAAGTAGAACCCGCTGATTGTGATAAAAATAATGGAACAATTACTGTATTGGCAGGTGCCCCAGGTAATTATACTTATGTATTAAATCCGGGTAATATTACTGCAACTACCGGTGCAAGTGCCGTATTTGAAAACTTAGCCGGCGGTACTTATAGCGTTACGGTTACTTCTTCCCAGGGTTGTAGCGGTACAGTAGAAGGTATCAATGTAGCCGGACCCGCTTCTCCAAGTGTTACGGCACAAATAGTAACGGAAGTAAATTGCCTCAATCAAGGTGGTTCTATTACGGCTACTGCTACGGGTAGTACACCTCCATATACATTTACATGGAGCAATGGTGTGAGCGAAGTAAAATCTACTGCTCTATACTTCTACTATTTCTAA